The Deltaproteobacteria bacterium nucleotide sequence CTTCCACAATGCTGTTATCGATACGAATATCAAAATAAGCGAGGATTCCTTCTTCATGGCATCTGAGCATCCAAGCAGAATCCCGCAGGGGCTTCAACCTGCTGTGAGTGGCCCACCAGCCTGCCTGGTCGGCAGACAGGAACCACCGTTTGAGATATTTCTTTGCCCAGGCCTTGGTTTTGTATTCCCAAAGTTTGCGGAACAGTTCCTTGAGCAAATAGGCCCTTGTGATCTTCAAATTGGTCTTGAGCAGATGGGAAAGCGTAACCTTCTGCTTGGGGGTCAATTTCCAGGGATTTTTCAACCATATGTATTTGGTCCCTTTCAGCACATCACAGCCTATCTCAGCCAATGCCTTGGCTTCCATCTTCCGTACTTTGTCAATGGAATCCATAAGGTGGCGGATGATGTGGAATTTATCAAAGACAATCACAGCTTGCCCACAATACTCGTAAATGACATCGATATAGTTCTGCCACATATCACAACACACACCCTCAATGGCTGCAGTATACTGAGACCCATTGAAACTGGACACGGCGAAGGTGTACCTGCCCGCCAGGCAGGCGGGGAGGTTAGGCTGAGTGGAAGTCAAGGAGAGAAGCTTTGAATAGGAGGTGAAAGGGAATGAAGCAGAGGAAATGGTCAGGGGAGGAGAAGTTGGCTATTGTGCTGGAGGGTCTCAAGGGGAAGAGGGCTGCGGCAGATATC carries:
- a CDS encoding transposase gives rise to the protein MTSTQPNLPACLAGRYTFAVSSFNGSQYTAAIEGVCCDMWQNYIDVIYEYCGQAVIVFDKFHIIRHLMDSIDKVRKMEAKALAEIGCDVLKGTKYIWLKNPWKLTPKQKVTLSHLLKTNLKITRAYLLKELFRKLWEYKTKAWAKKYLKRWFLSADQAGWWATHSRLKPLRDSAWMLRCHEEGILAYFDIRIDNSIVEAMNNNAKVISHRSRGYRSENTFSLAMIHSLGGLPLAQCQHRFS